Within the Opitutaceae bacterium TAV5 genome, the region GTGTGGGCGTTGGCTCCGGTGGCGTCGGGTCATCCGCCCGGACATGGGCGAACGGCATGATGGCGAGAGCCAGCCATGCGAATCTGGCAGATTTCAATCTCATGTTTTCTATTCGTTGATGTTAGTTTGCTAGACCATAATCAAATGGCTTGGGCCTTATCATAATCTCTTTTGACTATGGTCTGAATACGTAGAATGCCGTATTTCCTGTTCTTGTTATCGATTGGTAAAAAGAACTGATCGAAGCTATAAGAGATTGCTGTTTGTTTCGGCAGCCGGTCAGTTTCGCGAGGGAAGCCGGCTCTCCGGTCCGGATCGGTTTTGGCGGCTTCCCGTCCATCCAGCAGCAGTCATGATCATCGAGTCCGTTCGCGAAAACCGGAGATCCCGGGCAACCGTGCGTTCCGCCTGCGTTGTTCCTGTTCAGCCCGATTCCGCAAATCTGGCAGGAAAAATCATGTCGTTGAGGTCCTGTGCCCTTGTTTCGCCCACGCTGTTCGCGGATGCGAAGACTCTTCCCCGCCGCTTGCGTCATGTCTCCTGAATACGCCGGATTTCGATGGTTTTCCTCCACCGTGCGAAGCGTCTACGGGGCTCGCTCGATGGCGGAACTCGATGAATGCCTGATCGGCGTCCTCCACTCGACTTTCCGTTCGGGCGTTACCCTGCATGAATCCTTCAGCAACGATCTCTCCGTGTATTCGACCGAGGCGTTGCGCAGCGAAATTGCCATCCCGCGCGACTATCAGATCTACATTCCCGACAGTCCGCTCGCCGGCCGGTTCACCACGAGTGAGGTCACGCACCTGCGCGGGCACGTTTCCCGGACCAGGCTCGAAAAGACGGCCTTTTACAACGAGCTCTTCCGCCCGCTGGCGCTGGTGGATCAGGCGACGATCCTCATTCCGTGGAACGGAGGCGTGACCTGCTACACCCTCAATGCGGGCCATCTCTTTACCGCTGACGAGATCCGGACGCTTTCCTTTTTGCGCCAGCATGTGCAGGCGGCCTTGCACCGGGTGTCCGCCGACGCCCGCCAGTTGCTGCATCCGGGGTCCGGCAACCCCTGGATCGAACTGACACCCGCCGGCCGGCCGGCCGGCGTCGCGCCGGAACAGGCCGCCCTGCTGCGGGCGTATTTTCCGTCACGTGCTCCCGCTTCGTCGATTTCGATGCTTCCGCCTCCGGTCGAAAACTGGCTGACGGGCTGCGCGCGCAAACTGGCCGACCGGAACTGGAGCACGCCCCTGCCGGCGCTCTTCGCCGACGCTCCGCGAGGGCGTTTGCGGCTGCGGTTTTATCCGGCGCGGCGAGCGGGTGGAGGCGCGGCCATCCGCCTGCAGGAGTCACCGGCCGCGGTCGACCTCATGAGGCTGGGGAGACGCGCGGGCCTCTCGGCTCGCGAGGCGGAGATCCTGCACTGGCTCGGCCTCGGCAAGCGGAATGCCGAAATCGGCACGATCCTCGGTGTGGCGCCGAAAACGGTCGGGAAGCACGTCGAGCACATCCTGCGCAAGCTCGGCGCGACAAACCGGATTTCGGCAGTCCGGCAACTGGTCTCGTCCTGTGGCGGGCGGCACGGGTGATGAGCGGCTGAAGTTCCTGCGCCAGGACAGATTCAGGAAGCCGGACCGCAGAAGGCGGATGCCCGAAAATACGTCTTTTTACGTATTGTGACGTTGCGATCAGGTTTGGCATGATACGCCGCAGGTCCACCGCTTATAGCGGCTTCAGGCTCACTACCGGACTCGGGAAAATAATGATCTCCACTTCTGTCTCACTTGCGGTGCAGGGCGTCGGCATCGTCCGTCGCGCCTTGCGTGTCGCCCACGTCCTGCGCGTCGCGCGCGGCGTCGTTTCGCTCGTTCCGGCTCTGGCCGGCGCGTTGGCCTTTTTTCTGGCGGCACCGCTTCGGGCGGCGACGCCGGACATCACCGGCACCTGGCATTTTGCGGGGCTCTCGACCTGGGCGGAGACAGAAGGCGGCGCGCAGACCGCCGGCGAACCGTCCGAAGGCACCCTCACCATCACCGCGAGCGGCGGGGACTACACCCTGACGCCAGGCGGCGAGGGCTGGCTGTTTTTTGACGAACCGGCGACGGTGCCGCTGCACCGGAGCGGCAATCTTTATTCGTTCAGCGATTCCTCCGACGGCTCCTCCCCGTCAACCGGGGAGACCACCTGGGGGACGATTCTCTGGATCGACGCCAACACCGCTCTCATCCACTACGTGGCCGCGGAGGTCGTCGGCTCCGGCTCGGGCGAGGGCAATCTCCTGTGGCTGGAAGGCTTTGCCGGCGTCCTCACGCGGAATCCGCTGCCCGCTGCCGATCCGGCCAAATGGACGGGCACGTTTTCCGGTACGGAAATCTATATCGCCACCGACGAAGGCGACGGACCGGGCGTCAACAGCGTGGCTGCGCAGATCAGCGCCGGATCCCGGACAGGAGAGTATGTGATCCGGGGGGGAGACGGAGAATCCGATGTCGCCCGTCTCTCCGACGACGGCCAGTCGCTCCATTTTCTGGAAACCGACGGCAATCGCTGGCGCGACGAACTGGCCGGCGTGCAGCTTGCCGACGGCCGGATCGCCTATGCCTTTTACGGCATCGAGAACAGCGGCGGAGCGATCACCTTTGCCGATCTCGGCGTGGGCATCCTCACGCCCGGATCAGTGACCGAACCGGAGCCCGAGCCGGACGCTCCGGTGATCACGGCGCAGCCTGTTTCGCGGACCGTCTGGCAGGGCGAAGGCGTCACTTTCTCGGTCTCCGCATCCGGCGAAGGACCGCTGGCGTATCAGTGGTATCTGAATGGCAAGGCGATCAAGAATGCCAAGGCTTCCACCTGGACGATTGCGAAGACGACGAAGAAAAACGCGGGCAACTACACGGTGAAAGTCAGCAATGCCGGAGGCGAGATCACCAGCGCCGCTGCCGTGCTGACGGTGGAGGTGCCGGTCAAACCGAAGTTCACGTTGCAGCCGAAAAAGCAGGAGACCGGACTGGGTCAGTCGGTGACATTTACGGCGCTGGCCACGGCCAACCCTGCGCCCGCGTACCAGTGGCGGCTCAACGGCGTCAACATCCCCGGCGCGACCGGCGAAAGCTACACCATCGCCAGCGTCACCGCCGCCGATATCGGCAAGTACACCGTCGTGGCGACCAGCGGCCCCAATACGGCCACGAGCAAGGCGGCGGAACTCACCGCCGTGTTGCCGCCCGAGATCGTCACCCCTTCGTCGGGCGAAATCGTGGCGCTGGCTTCGAAAGGCGCCAAGCTCTCCGTCAAGCTCGCCAAAAACAAGGCGAAGCCCTCTTACCAATGGCTGCTCGACGGCGTGGAGATTCCCGGAGCTACCAAGGCCACCTGGACGGCCAAAGCCGACGGCGTGTACAGCGTGCGCGTGAGCAACAGCGCCGGCTCCGTCACCGGCGAAATCGGCACGGTCAAGCTGATCACGCCCCCGAAAATCACGAGCATCACGGCGAGCACGACGAGCATCGTGGCCGGCGACTCCGTGACCTTCACCGCGGAACTGCAGGACGGCACTGGCACCGCGCCCCTGACCTGGACGTGGCTGCTCAATGGCAAGCCGATTCCCGACGCGCCCAACGGGCCCACTCTCGTCGTTTCCGGCATCGCCAAAACCGGGAAATACTCCGTGCAGGTTACCAACGGCGAGGGCAAGGTTGTCGGCAAGGCGAAGAGCAAGGCCATTACGATCAAGGTGGTGGAGCCACCGGCGATCGTGGTGCAGCCGGTGGCGTACCTTGCCCTGGCCGAGGGCAAGTCGGGCAAGCTTTCGGTCAAGGCGACCGGCACGTCGAAGCTGGTCTACCAGTGGTTCAGGGACGGCCAGCCGATTGCCGGCGCGACCAAGTCCACCCTGAGCCTGAAAAAATTCACCCTCGCCGATGCCGGCAACTACACCGTCACGGTGGACAACCCCGCCGGCCGGCCGGTGACCAGCAGCGCGGCGCTGGTGGTGATGCAGTCTCAGGGATCGGGTGGTATGGGGAACCCGCCGGCCGGTGTCGTTATTGTACCATCCGACTGACGCTTGCGGACAATCTCTCCGACAAGTGGCGCCTCGCGAATCATCCCGGTTCGCGGGGTTTTTTGTGACGGAGGAGCGATTATTCAAACCGGCAGGTGAGCCGGATCAGGTCGAGGCAGCGGATGCCGTTTTCGAAAATCGGCGGCCGGTAGCCGGCGAAATGATCCGGGATGACTCCGGTGATGCGGAAGCCATGTTTCTGGTAAAAGGCGAGGGGACCGAGGCTGGAATTGCCGGTGCCGACCGTGACGCACGAAGCGCCGGCAGCACGGCAGTGGTCGAGCGCGTGTCGCAACAGCCGGCTGCCGACGCCGCGGGTTTGCCGGTCGGGACGGACGGCGATGGCGAGCAACTCAAAGTCGCCGCCGCCGCCGGATTCCGGTCGCAAGACCGCGACAGCGGTTTGTTCACCGTTTTCGGCATGGCAGAAAACGAGGCTGTCGGGCGGGTACGCCGCGATGCTTTCCGGCGACGGGTCGGCGAGCAGGAGCAGATCACGCGCGGCTGCGTGAAGAGGGATGCGGGTAATGCTCATCGCCGCTCAGGCGTCCCGCTCAGTCGGCCAGCGGTTTGGCGGGAGGTGTTTTCCGGGCGGGCTCGGCGGCGGTGCTCGCAGTCATGGTGCGCGGCGGGGGCGTGGTGTCGGGCTGGAGCGGCGGCGTGCCGCGCGTGATCATGTCGTCCACCACACGCAGGGTTTCGCGCAACGGTATGTCGAGCTTGGCATAGCGTTCATTCTCGTCGGGAAGGTCACCGGCCGCGTCGTCGTCCGTATTTTCATCCTCGGCCTTGATTCGCGGCGGGGGAGGGGGGGCGAGCATGACTTCGGTAAACGTGTAGGCGCCGCTTTCGAGCCGTTTGCGCTCGGCGTCCATCTCGTCGGCAAAGGCGGCGTCGTCGGCCTTGCGCTGTTCGCGCGCCTTGAGGTTGAGCGAGACGGTTTTCTCCTCCTGCCGCTCGCGGAAGCGTTCGATGCGCTTGCGCAGGTAGATGAACTCCTCGAGGTCGTGCTGACGCTGTTCGCTTGCCTTGAGCAGGGGCTCGATGTTGGCGGCAGTGTAGGGCTGGCCGCCGTAGAAGCTGGTCGTGATGTCGTCCCAGGGCAGGGCGTGCGGGAGGTCGCTTTCGCCAATGGGAAGGTAGTCGTTGATCGAGGGGACGACGATGTCGGAGGCCACACCCTTGAGCTGGGTGGAGTCGCCGTTGGGCAGGTAGAATTTTTGTACGGTGAGCTTGGTGGCGCCGCTGCGGGTTTTGGCGAGCTGCGGGAGCACGTTCTTCATCTCGATGATCTGCTGGACGGTGCCCTTGCCGTGGGTGGACTTGTCGCCGACGATGACGGCGCGGCCGTAGTTTTTGAGCGCGCCGGCGACGATCTCGGAGGCCGAGGCGCTGAAGCGGGAAACGAGCACGGCGAGGGGGCCGTCCCAGGCGATTTCGGAATCCTCGTCGCGGTCGATCTTCACCTCGCCGTAGTAGGAACGCACCTGGACGACCGGGCCGGTGCGGATGAAGAGGCCGGTGATCTTGATCGCCTCGGAGAGGAGGCCGCCGCCGTTGGCGCGCATGTCGAGGATGAGGCCCTCGATTTTGGCAGCCTTGAGCCGGGTGATGAGCTCCTCGATGTCGCGGCTGGCGCTGTTCTGTTCGCCGTCGCCGGAGGCGTCGCGGCCATAGAAGGCGGGGAGAGTGATGACGCCGATGCGGCGGGTGGCGGCGCTTCGCGCCGGTTCAGGGTTCAGGGTCTGGAGTCTGGAGTTGTCGGCGGGGGGGGAGGAGGCTGGGCTCCCTGAACCCTGAACTGCCGCGTCAGCGGCGGGGATTTCGAAGACGGCGGCGTGAGCGCGGGCGGAGTCGAGATTGACGACGTCGCGGGTGAGGGTGATGACGCGGCGTTCGGTTTCGTCGGTCGAGGCGCCGGGCTGGATCGTGAGGTGGACTTTGGTGCCTTTGGGGCCGCGGATTTTTTCAACGATGCGGCGGAGCTTCATGCCGATGACTTCGACGGGCTCCTCGTTGTCCTGGGCCACGGCAATAATCTTGTCGTTCGGCCTGAGGAGTTTCGAGAGGTCGGCAGGACCGCCGGGGATGATCTCCTTGATGACGCAGACATCGCTGCTCGGGTCGACACTGAGAAGGGCGCCGATGCCGAAGAGCTGGAGGCGCATGTTGATGCTGAAATCTTCGTAGGTGTCGGCCGAAAAATAGGTGGAGTGGGGATCGTAGAGCTGGGCCACCCGGGCGAGAAACATCTCGGCGAGATCGTTGGCGGTGACATCGTCCACATTGCGGAGGACGCGTTCGTAGCGTTTGCGCACGGTGGTGCGGGCGTCGGCGAGGATTTCTTCAGGCGATTTCGGGGCAGCAGAGGGTTTGGGCTTTTTGGCTTCCGGTTCCTGCTGTTCTCCGGCG harbors:
- a CDS encoding LuxR family transcriptional regulator, with product MAELDECLIGVLHSTFRSGVTLHESFSNDLSVYSTEALRSEIAIPRDYQIYIPDSPLAGRFTTSEVTHLRGHVSRTRLEKTAFYNELFRPLALVDQATILIPWNGGVTCYTLNAGHLFTADEIRTLSFLRQHVQAALHRVSADARQLLHPGSGNPWIELTPAGRPAGVAPEQAALLRAYFPSRAPASSISMLPPPVENWLTGCARKLADRNWSTPLPALFADAPRGRLRLRFYPARRAGGGAAIRLQESPAAVDLMRLGRRAGLSAREAEILHWLGLGKRNAEIGTILGVAPKTVGKHVEHILRKLGATNRISAVRQLVSSCGGRHG
- a CDS encoding carboxyl-terminal protease, which encodes MHKPSAAALRKCLRQAFPLALVSLTALMLLAATSSPSKPEAPPPAADKAGAPASPAPAPEARPDPSDASTFTTSPELALEARALVQLLGGYHYNRDAVKPDNYGEVITGYMKDLDSQRLFFLQSDADDFTARNPASGLYYSLTALGRVQPAYEIYGVYQKRVRSRVQWIFDHLDQPVDMEATDTYAFDRKDSPWPATDAEADALWEKRLRFEILLEVLSKKNDPKKTALKKTSPEKTDAEAAPPDAAGDTGTAGEQQEPEAKKPKPSAAPKSPEEILADARTTVRKRYERVLRNVDDVTANDLAEMFLARVAQLYDPHSTYFSADTYEDFSINMRLQLFGIGALLSVDPSSDVCVIKEIIPGGPADLSKLLRPNDKIIAVAQDNEEPVEVIGMKLRRIVEKIRGPKGTKVHLTIQPGASTDETERRVITLTRDVVNLDSARAHAAVFEIPAADAAVQGSGSPASSPPADNSRLQTLNPEPARSAATRRIGVITLPAFYGRDASGDGEQNSASRDIEELITRLKAAKIEGLILDMRANGGGLLSEAIKITGLFIRTGPVVQVRSYYGEVKIDRDEDSEIAWDGPLAVLVSRFSASASEIVAGALKNYGRAVIVGDKSTHGKGTVQQIIEMKNVLPQLAKTRSGATKLTVQKFYLPNGDSTQLKGVASDIVVPSINDYLPIGESDLPHALPWDDITTSFYGGQPYTAANIEPLLKASEQRQHDLEEFIYLRKRIERFRERQEEKTVSLNLKAREQRKADDAAFADEMDAERKRLESGAYTFTEVMLAPPPPPRIKAEDENTDDDAAGDLPDENERYAKLDIPLRETLRVVDDMITRGTPPLQPDTTPPPRTMTASTAAEPARKTPPAKPLAD
- a CDS encoding GCN5 family acetyltransferase, giving the protein MSITRIPLHAAARDLLLLADPSPESIAAYPPDSLVFCHAENGEQTAVAVLRPESGGGGDFELLAIAVRPDRQTRGVGSRLLRHALDHCRAAGASCVTVGTGNSSLGPLAFYQKHGFRITGVIPDHFAGYRPPIFENGIRCLDLIRLTCRFE